ATCTCGACCCGAGCCGGCGCGCACGGCCGCCTCGCGGGCGCTCTGAAGCGCCGCCTGCACGGCGTTGGCCGCCCCGCTCTGGTTGCTGCTGTACGTCAGCGAGGCATAAGCCGGGATGGCGATCGCCGCCAGGATCAGGATGATGATGATCACCAGGATCAGTTCGACCAGCGTGAACGCACGCAGCCGATGAGCCCGATGGACGCGTTGCGTTCTCATCGCCCCACCTCCACGATGTTGTCGGCGCGGCCGGCCGCTTCGAGTTCCGCGTCGGTCAGCCCCCGACCGAGTTCGGCTTCGAGTTGCTCACGCGTTTCGGTAGCAAGATCGCCGAACACGCGGTTCGGGCCCGCCGCCACGATCGCGTACTCGGCGTCGCGGAGCTCGATGTTCTCTTCGGGATCTCCGACCAGACTGGGCACGCGACGCAAGTCGGTCACGTCCGTGGCCGCCGATGATTCGATCGGAAGCCAGCGGTAGTACCGGTAGGCGATACCGTTGCGGTCGCGAAGCTCGAATCGTCCCTCTTGGGCGTCGACCTCGACCAGACGATCGGCGTCGCCGGCGGCGTCGAAGAGCGGGTCGGTCAAGCGGCCACCCGCCTTGCGGAACGTACCGTCGCGAGCCGGCTCGCGGAAGCCCACGCCGTCCTTGCCGTCATAGTCCGCCTCCAGGACGCCGATCAGGTAGTACGGCAGGCTGTAGACGCTGAATCGCATGTCCTCCATGCCCGAGACGTTGCCTTGCAGGAACTGCACGTCCGAAGCCACGTCGGTGCGGTATACGTCAACGAAATTGCTCCCGCTCATGCTGACCAAGGGTGACGTCATTGGCGTGCCACCGGGATACGTCAATCCGTCCTTCACGAGCGGGGGCGCAAATCCGAAGTCGTTCTTGAACGACTCGATGGCGATGCGCATCGCAATGACATTGGCGCGTTCGGCCCCGCTCTGGGCCGACCGCGAGAGCTGGTTCAGGCCCACCAGCAGCAGGCCAATCAGGATCGCGATGACCAGGATCGACACACCGAGCTCGACGATGGTGAAACCCGATCGCGAGGCGGTCCTGGATGTGCGAAGCTGTGCTGCCATCGGCCGTTTCCTTCCTCGTCGTCGCGGCATTGGCGCGACCGAATCGATGCGCGGGCGTGCATGCCCGCCTCCCCCAAAATGCCGGGGCGTGCCGACGCGAAGGCGCCCTCCCCAAGCCGCCCCGCGCCGGCACGTAGCCCCGACAGGCTTACAGGCCCCCGCCGTTGAGCGACTCGATCATCGCCACCATCGGCAGGAACATCGCGATCACGATGGTGCCGACCATGCCGCCGATCAGCACGACCATGATCGGCTCGAGCAGGGACAGCGCGGCCTTCACGGCCACGTCGACCTCCTCGTCGTAGTTGTCGGCAACCTTCATGAGCATCACGTCCAGCTCACCGGTCTCTTCACCCACGTCCACCATGTTCACCACAATGGGCTCGCAGGTCTTGCTCTCGCGCAGCGGCACCGCGAAGCTCTCGCCCTCGCGCACCGCGTCGTGCACCCGCAGCAGCGCCTTCTCGAACACGGCATTGCCCGACGTATCGGCGGTGATGCGGATCGCTTCGAGGATCGGCACGCCAGCGGAAATCAGCGTGCCCAGCGTGCGGGTGAACTTGGCCACCGTCGACTTGCGGCTGACATTGCCGATCACCGGCGTCCACAGCACCATGCGGTCGGTGAGCGCCCGGCCGGGCTTGGCCAGACGCACCAGCTTCCACACGAAGGGAATGGCGATGATCGAACCGACGAAGATCACGGCGCCGGGCACGACCTGGCCGGGCTGGCGGCCGGCCATCCACATGCTCGTGTCGGTCAGCCAGATCGTCAGCCAGGGCAGTTCCACGCCGAAGTCTTCGAAGATCTTCTGGAACTGCGGAATGATGACGACCATGATCATCACCAGGATGACGACGGCCACGAACACCACCACCAGCGGATACACCAGGGCGCCGCGGATCTGACGCTTCAGTCGCTGGCCCTTCTCCATGAACTCGGCGAGGCGCTGCAGGATGATGTCGAGCACACCACCGACCTCGCCGGCCGCGATCATCTTGACGTACAAGCGGTCGAACGCCTTGGGGTGCTGGCCCATCGCCTCCGAGAGGCTGGAGCCGCCCTGCACCTCGTCGGTCAGGTCGATCAGCACGTTCTTCAGCGGGCCGGGCTTGGCCTGGCCTTCGAGGATCTGAAGACTCCGGAGCAGCGGAAGGCCCGCGTCCTGCAGGGTCGACAACTGACGCGTGAACTGCGTCAATTGCTTCTTCTTGACCTTGCCGAAGAGCACGATCCCGCCACCGCGCTTCTTCTTGACCTTCGGGCCTTCCGCGCCCTCGGATTTCTTCACCTTCTGCTCGCGCACCGAAGTGGGATACAAGCTCTGGCTCTTCAGCCGGCCGATCGCCTCTTCGTCGGTGTTGGCTTCCAGGGTGCCCTTGCGCATCTTGCCCTGGGCGTCGCGAGCTTCGTACGTGAACGTTGGCATGCCTTCGAACTCCTGATCCGCGGCATCGACCGCGGCGATTCGTGTCTCAACCCCCTGGGCCCTACTCCTCGACCAGCGTCTCGCGAACGACCTCGTCGATCGAGGTCTGGCCCTCGTAGATCGCCAGCAGGCCGCTCTCGCGGAGCGAACGCATGCCCCGCTTGCGGGCGTGCTCTCGCACGAGGTTGAGGCTCTCTTCCCGCATCACCATGTCGCGGATGGTGTCATCCATCGTCATGATCTCGAACAGCGCCATGCGGCCCTTGTATCCGCCGTACTCCGCGTCGCTCCGCGGCCGATAGAACGTCTTGCCTGCCACGTCCGACGGACGTAGGCCCAGTTCCATCAGTTCCTCCTCGCTGGGCTCGTACGCCTCGCGAGCCGAGGGCGCGATCTTGCGAACCAGACGCTGGGCCACGATGCCCTCGATCGTCGCAGTCAGCAGGAACGGCTCCAAGCCCAGGTCCACCAGACGCACGATCGAACTGGGTGCGTCGTTGGTGTGCAGCGTGCTCAGCACCAAGTGGCCCGTCAGCGATGCCTGCACCGCGATCTGGGCCGTTTCGAGGTCACGAATCTCGCCGACGAGGATCACGTCGGGGTCCTGACGAAGGAAGCTGCGCAGCGCCTTGGCGAACGTCAGGCCGACGTCGTCGTTCACTTGCACCTGGCACAGCCCGTCGATGTCGTACTCGACCGGGTCCTCGCTGGTCAGGATCTTGGTCTCGATGCGGTTCAACTCGGCAAGAGCCGCGTACAACGTCGTGGTCTTGCCCGAACCGGTGGGCCCGGTCACCACAACGATGCCGTTGGGCTTCTCGATGAGCGCCCGGAAGCGCGAAAGGTCGTCTTCACGGAAACCGATGCGCTCCAGGTTCAGCTCGACGTTTGATCGGTCCAGCACACGCATCACGACGCTCTCGCCATGCATGGTCGGAAGCACGGCGATACGCAGGTCGACGGGCTTGCCGCCCACCTGCAACTCGATGCGGCCGTCCTGCGGCAAACGCCGCTCGGCGATGTCCAGGTTCGCCATAACCTTGATGCGGCTGGTGATGGCCGGCCCGAGGTGCTTAGGCGGCGGCACCATTTCGTAGAGAACACCGTCGATGCGGTACCGCATCTTGAACTCGTCCTCGAACGGCTCGAAGTGGATGTCGCTAGCCTTGTCCTTGATGGCCTGCAGCAGCACCAGGTTCAGGAGCTTGACCACCTGGTTGTCGCTGGCCGCCGTTGCGATGGCGTCCAGGTCGATCGAGTCGCTGCTGTGGCCCGCCAGCGCATCGAACTTGGTGTCCTTGGCCAGGTTGCTGACCACATCGACGACCGACTCGCTCTTGGTGTAGTGCTTGGCCAGCAGGGCGTCGATCTGCTCGGGATCGGCCACAACCGCTTCCACCGTCATGCCCAAGAGCAGGCGAAGGTCGTCCACCGCCCGGAAGTTGTTCGCGCTCTTCATCGCGATCTTCAGGCGACGGGCCGTCTGGTTGTACTCGATGGGCACGATCCCGTAGGCCCGAGCGCTCTCGGCGGGCACCGAATCGACGGTCGCCTCGTCGAGTTCCTTGCCCGCCAAGTCGACGTAGGCCATGCCGGCCTGCCCGGCCAGAGCTGCCTGGACGTCCGCTTCGGTGCAGTACTCGAGTTCGACCAGCACTTCGCCGATCTTCTTCTTGCGGGTACGCTGGATGGCGAGAGCTTCGTGCACCTGCTCCCGGGACACCTTGCCCATCTTGGTGAGCACGCGGCCGATCTTCCGGCCCTTCAGCTCTTCGGGATTTGTTGTGGCCATGCCAAAGTCCTTGAGGAGTCCCGACATCCCGCACGTCCGGGGCTATCGATATCTTCGCCCGATTCGATGCGATGATGCCAGGAAGTCCGATGATTCTCGGGACAATTCTATTCTAGACACATGGATACTTGGCCAAATCAATCGCCTGATATGCCTAAGTATCATACAAAATGCTTACACTGAGTTCAGCCGACATCGTCCTCATCGAGCTCGGGACGACCGATCGTCTTGCCTGCCTGGTGCACACGATCTCGAAGGGCACCTGGATCCTTGCCCTTATCAACCATCTCTTCGGCGCTGATGATGCCCTTGGTGTAAAGGTTCCAGAGGTGGTCATCCAGCAGCTGCATGCCGAACTTGGCACCGGTCTGGATCGATGAATCGATGCGGAAGGTCTTGCCCTCGCGAATCAGGTTGGCGATGGCCGGCGTCACCATGAGGAACTCGTAGGCCGCGATCCGGCCGGGCTTGTCGACCCGCTTGAGCAACGCCTGGCTCAGCACGGCGATCAGGGCCGTGGAGAGCTGGACTCGGATCTGGTTCTGCTGACTCACAGGGAAGGCGTCGACCACACGGTCGATGGTCTTGGCGGCGCCGGTCGTGTGAAGGGTGCCGAACACCAAGTGGCCCGTCTCGGCCGCGCGGATAGCGGCCTCGATGGTCTCCAGGTCACGCATTTCGCCGACAAGGATCACGTCGGGGTCGGAGCGGAGCACGCGGCGGAGGGCTTCGGCAAAGCTGGGCACGTCGTTGCCCACCTCACGCTGGTTGACCACGCTCTTCTTGTGATAGTGGAAGTACTCGATGGGGTCTTCCATCGTGACGATGTGGCGGTCGTAGTAGGTGTTGATGTAGTCCAGCACCGTCGCGAGGCTGGTGGTCTTCCCAGAACCGGTGGGGCCGGTCACCAGGAACAGGCCACGAGGGCGGCGGCTGAGATCGCGGACGGCCTCGGGCAAGCCGATCTGCTCGAAGGTAAGCAGCTCGTTGGGGATGAGGCGGAGCACCAGGGCCAAGTCGCCGCGCTGCTTGAAGATCGACACTCGGAAGCGGGCGGCGTCGCCGTAGCCGAACCCGAAGTCCGTGCCGCCCATCTCGTTGATTTCCTGCTGGTTGCGTTCCGGGGTGATCGACTTCATGAGCGAGACCATGTCGTCCGAATCGAGGACCTTGGTCTCCAGGTTCTTCAGCCCGCCGTGCAGGCGGACGGTGGGCTTGCGGCCGACCGTGAGGTGGAGGTCGCTCGCGCCCGTGCGGACCACGGTATCGAGCAGTCGGTCGATCTGAACGGTGGCGCCGCCACTGGCACGGTCGCCCGAATCATCGTATGAGGCCATCGATGGTCTCCTCAGGTCGAACGAGCCGCTTAGTCACAGCGGCTCGCGGGGGTGTTCGTCATTCTGCGGTCTGGGTCACTCGGGCCACTTCGGCGGGCGTGGTCTGCCCGCTGAGAATCTTGCGCTTGCCGTCCTCGGTCAGCGTCTTCATGCCACTCTTGATGGCGGCGACGCGGAGCTCGGCCACGGGCGCCTTGCGGAAAGCCATCTCCCGAAGATCGCTGTTCATCAGCATCATCTCGAAGATGGCCTTCCGGCCCTTGTAGCCCGTGGGCACGTCGGGCGATGATCCGGGCTTGTAGACCTTGCCCTCCCACTCGCCGGACTTGATGCCACACAAGTGGAGGAACTTCGGATCGGGGTTGTCGTCGAGCACCTTGCTGGGCTGGTGCAACATGCGGATGAGTCGCTGCGCCATGACGGCCTGGATGGAGCTGGCTACGAGGAAGGGCTTGATGCCCATGTCGATCAGACGCGTGATCGCGCTCGGGGCGTCGTTGGTGTGCAGCGTGCTGAATACCAGGTGGCCGGTCAGGGCGGCCTGGATGGCGATCTCGCCCACCTCGCGGTCGCGAATCTCACCAACCAGGATGATGTTTGGCGCCTGGCGGAGCATGCTTCGCAGGATGGCCGGGAAGGTCAGGCCGATCGACTCACGCACCTGGCATTGGTTGATGCCCTCGAAGTTGTACTCCACGGGATCTTCGGCGGTGATGATCTTGCGGTCGGGTCGGTTGAGCACGTCCAGGGCCGAGTACAGCGTGGTGGTCTTGCCCGAACCGGTGGGCCCGGTCACCAGGAAGATGCCGTTGGGTCGGCGGATGATGCGGTTGAAGACCTCGAGGTTGTCGCTCTCGAAGCCCAGGTTCTCCAGGCCGATTCGAACCGCGTCGGGCCGGAGAATACGCAGCACTACGCTCTCGCCGTGGTAGGTCGGGCATGCCGACACGCGGAAGTCGATGTCGGTCTGGTCGACAGGCAGCTTGATGCGGCCGTCCTGGGGGACGCGCTTCTCGGCGATGTTCATGCCGGCGCTCAGCTTCACGCGGCTGAGCAGCGAGTTCTGCATGCGCTTTGGGAGGTTATCGCGTTCGATGCACACGCCGTCGATGCGGTAGCGCAGTCGCACCCGATCTCCCATCGGCTCGATGTGGACGTCGCTGGCTCGCATGCGGACGGCTTCACTCAGGATGCGATTGACCAGCTTCACGATCGGCGCGTCTTCGGACGCCACGTCGATGGACTTGTCCACCGAGCGGTCGACCGAGCGATCGATCGAATCGGTCACCAAGCCCTTCTCGCCCGGCTTGGCCTGCTCCTTGGGGGCCGATGGCGTCTGGCCGTTCTCGGCGCCTCCCTCCAGGAAGTTGCGGATGGCGGTCTTGGAGGCCAGCAGAGGATCGATTTCAAGGTTCAGCCGGAAGCGCAGCATGTCCTGCAGTTCCAGATCCATCGGATCCGAGACGATGAGCTTCAGGCGGCCGCCGTCCTTGGCCACGGGCAGGACCATGTGCTTGCGAACGATCTCCTTGGGAATGAGGTCGACCTGCACGGTCTCCTTGGTCGCCGGATCGTTGGGATTGACGTACGGCACGCCATACTGCTCGGCCAGCGCCTGGGCGACCTGTTCGTCGGTGGCAAATCCCGCCTCGACCAAGGCCTGTCCGACGCGGCGTCGAGAGCCCTTGGCAATGCCGACGGCCTTATCCATGTCTTCCTGGCTGACCACGCCGTTGGCCACCAGGATCTCACCAAGCTTCTTGCGATTTCGTGCCATAACGCCGATGTGCCCCGATCTAAGCCCCGAAGTCGAACGCCTTTCCGTCGCGTCCGCTCGGGCGTGGAGTCTGTGACAGCCCCGCGCGAGCCGACTGGCCCGCCGGTGATTCCGAACAGCGTACGCCCTCAGGGCCCCGCTGGGGCGAGGGCGCGCGACTTTGCATCATCCCAACCAGGGCCGAACCTACGGTTGGCCTTGCCATCATCGTTGGCTCCTGGTGAGGTCTCATGCCCACGCGCGCTCCATCGCTCGATCCAAGTGTCTCGGCCCCGCCGTCGGTACTTATCGCCGCCGGGCCGACGCATGAGCCCATCGACGAAGTCCGGTACGTCGCCAATCGCTCTTCGGGACGACTGGGGATCGCCTTGGCGGAGGCAGCCATGCAGAGGTCTGCTCCAACAACGCTGCTCCTGGGCCCGGTCGCCCTAGAAACGCCCACGCAAGACCCTATCTATAGCCAAACGGATCTGGCGAATGCCGATCCCGAGCAGGCACCAGATTCGCCGCTGGTCGTCCGGCGGTTCCGTTCATCCAGGGATCTTGAGAGCCTCCTTCTTCAGGAAGCCCCGGATTGCGATGTGCTGATCATGGCCGCGGCGGTGGCAGACTTCAGGCCCGCTCGTGTGCACTCGGGCAAGCTCCCGCGCACGGGTGATGCCCTGACGCTCACGCTTGAGCCGGTGCCGGACCTGTTGGCCATGGTGACGCCCAAGCTGAAGCCAAGCAGCGTGGCGATCGGCTTCGCCCTGGAGGACGACGTCGCAAGCCAGGAACGCGCCCTGGCGAAGATGGCGCGGAAGGGGTGCCATGCGATCGTTCTGAATCCGCTGGCCACCATGGACTCGGCCGGCATCGACGCCACAATCCTCTTTGCCGACGGGTCGCCGGCGTTGGCCCCGGGCCGCCTGTCCAAAGAAGACTTCGCCCAACGTCTCATCGACGTGGCCCTGGGCTTATGGGCAACCGCCCGAGGTGACGAATCGTGAGCCCTTCACCGCGCAAGCCATCGGGCGGCCAACGTTCTGCCAATAGGAAGCCCAAGCAGAAGCCCGCGCGGTCGGACCCATCTCGCCACGTGGAGTTTCGACCACGACAGCACGTTCGCGGCACGAGCCCAAAGAGCCGTGGGCCGCAGGTTCGACCAACGATCCTGGGCGAACACGATGGCATCGTGGTGGTCGACAAGCCGCCCGGTATCGTGACTGCCGACAAGGACCCGAATCGTGAATCAGTGCTCGCGCACGTCAAACGCTGGCTGAAGAACACGCGCCCCGATGCGCGGATCTGGGTTGTGCACCGGCTGGACAAGGACGCGAGCGGCCTGCTGCTGTTTGCCACCACGCCCGAGGTCTACGCCTGGCTGAAAGAAGACCTGCGCGCCCACCGAGTCGAGCGCGAGTACACGGCCGTGGTGCACGGCGTGCCCGACTGGAAGGGCGAGCACACGCTGGCCGACCAACTGCTCGATGGCCCCGAGCACCGCAAGGTTCTGGTCGCGCCACCGACATCCACGACAGGCCGCAACGCGGTGACGCACGCCCGAGTGCTCCACCGGGGCAAGGGACGCGCCATGGTCTCCGTGCGGCTCGAGACCGGGCGGCGACATCAACTCCGCGTGCAGCTCAGCCACGCGGGGCATCCGATCCTGGGCGATCGGCTATATGGTCCCGAGCCTTCGGCGGCTGAGAAGAAGAACAAGAACTTTCGCTTGTGCCTGCACGCGAGCAAGCTCACGCTTCATCATCCGCAGACAGGGCAGAAGCTCGTGTTCGAGGCACCCCCACCACCCCGTTTCTTCACGCTGGTAGGAGAAAAGGCGCCAGAGGAATCGATCGAGAAGCCCAAGGAAGCCGGCCCGAGGCCCCAGCAGGCCGCGGCCAGGGGCTGGGACCACGTCGCCGCGTGGTACGACAAACTCGTGGGCGAAGGCCAGAGCGATCATCACTCGGCGGTCATCATTCCAGGCACACTGCGGCTGCTTGACCTGCGAGAGGGCGAGCAACTGCTCGACGTGGCGTGTGGCGAGGGAGTGCTGGCGAGGGCGACGGCGCAACTTGGCGTGCGCGTGACCGGCGTGGACGCGTCGGGGCGGCTGATCGATGCCGCCGTAAAGCGTGCCGGCGGGCTCGAGCGATACCTCACCGGCGATGCACGGCAACTCGAGTCGCTCGGGCTCGAGCCGGGATACAACGCGGCCGCGTGCATCATGGCGCTGATGAATATCGACACGATCGAGGCCGTGTTCCGAGGTATCGCAGGCACGCTCGCGCCGGACGGGCGGTTTGTGGCAGTCGTGCTGCATCCGGCGTTTCGGGCGCCCGGGCAAACCAGTTGGCAGTGGGACGATCGGGAAACGCAGGGGCCGGGCCGTTCACCCAGGACGGAGCAACGCCAGTATCGGCGGGTCGATGGCTATCTCACGCCATACGCGCACCCGATCGTCATGAACCCCGGCGCCGCCGCCCGTGGACGCAAACCGGTCACCACGACCACGCATCATCGCCCGCTTCAAGCCTACGTGGCGGCGCTTTCGAGGTGTGGCTTCGTCATCGAGGCCATCGAAGAGTGGCCCAGCCAGCGGCAGAGCGAGCCGGGGCCCCGGGCCGACGAGGAAAACCGGGCTCGCCGCGAGATCCCGCTCTTCCTGGCATGGCGGGCACGCCTGGCAACGAAGGCCGAAGATCAGTAGCCGTAGTCCTCATCGGAGTACGCGCTCTTGTTTTCGTTGAACGCGGCTCGCTGGACCAAGGTCGCCGTGAGCAAGGGACTGCCCACCAACACGAACACCAGCAAGGGCGGCGTCCACCATCGCTTCAGTCTGGGCAAAACCAACGCCGCGATCCCGCAGCCAACGGCGGCGAGCAGCAGCATGGCGATCGCCCACTCAGCCAGCAAAGGCGAGCCGAGCGTCCGACCTAGAAGCATCCACACGCCGATGGCCATCGTTGCCAGCACCCCCACGCCGCGCAGCACAACGTGGCCGGCCGAGTATGCAAGCAACCCGAGCACGAGAGCACCCGAGACGAGTACCGACTGCACCACGGCCGCCTGCTGAGACGACACGCTGATCCCAAAATGGAAGATGATCGCAGGCACCGCCCCGAGCACCGCCGCCAACGCCACGATCGGCAAGGGCCGGACCAGCATCGAACGATCGAGGTTGCAGGCGCGATCGATCAACACCTGCACGAGGAAGGCCGACACGCCAATGGCGGGCACGTCGAGCAGCATGTCGAGCGGCAGATTCTCCGTGAAGTGGAGCGGTTCGCGGATACCATAGCTGATGCTCGCGGCGCCGAGCAGGCATACGGGCAACGAGAACCACCAGCGACCCGGCCCCACGGCGACCAAGGCTGCCGCGATGGCGCCCATGCCTACCAAGGCGGGCGTCCTGACGTTGACGTTCAGGGGCCACCAACCGTCGTAGGTCTCGACCAGACGCATCGACCAGACCACCCCACCACCAACGACGAGCGTCGCCATCGCCGTGATGAGGCGTTCCAGCACGCCTCGTGGCCGAACGACTCGCCCGGGCTCGAGATTTCGTGGGGGAAGCGGGCCGCGCCGTAGAGCAACCGCCACGCCCGCGAACATGAGCGTGAGCGTAGCGATGACCCCCGGCACGACGCCGCCAAAGACTGCGGCGTTGATGCGTGGATCCATGCGATTACTGCTTGGTGGCCTCGACGAAGATGGTCAGGTCGACCGTATCGCCCAGGCCGCCGTTGTCGATCGAAGTGGTCATGCCGAAGTCGCTGCGCTCGAAGCTCATCGTCGCCTCGTAGCCGACGCGGCGCTGGGTGCGGAAGTCACCTTCACCCGTCTTTCGAATGAT
This portion of the Phycisphaerales bacterium genome encodes:
- a CDS encoding phosphopantothenoylcysteine decarboxylase, with translation MPTRAPSLDPSVSAPPSVLIAAGPTHEPIDEVRYVANRSSGRLGIALAEAAMQRSAPTTLLLGPVALETPTQDPIYSQTDLANADPEQAPDSPLVVRRFRSSRDLESLLLQEAPDCDVLIMAAAVADFRPARVHSGKLPRTGDALTLTLEPVPDLLAMVTPKLKPSSVAIGFALEDDVASQERALAKMARKGCHAIVLNPLATMDSAGIDATILFADGSPALAPGRLSKEDFAQRLIDVALGLWATARGDES
- a CDS encoding type IV pilus twitching motility protein PilT — its product is MASYDDSGDRASGGATVQIDRLLDTVVRTGASDLHLTVGRKPTVRLHGGLKNLETKVLDSDDMVSLMKSITPERNQQEINEMGGTDFGFGYGDAARFRVSIFKQRGDLALVLRLIPNELLTFEQIGLPEAVRDLSRRPRGLFLVTGPTGSGKTTSLATVLDYINTYYDRHIVTMEDPIEYFHYHKKSVVNQREVGNDVPSFAEALRRVLRSDPDVILVGEMRDLETIEAAIRAAETGHLVFGTLHTTGAAKTIDRVVDAFPVSQQNQIRVQLSTALIAVLSQALLKRVDKPGRIAAYEFLMVTPAIANLIREGKTFRIDSSIQTGAKFGMQLLDDHLWNLYTKGIISAEEMVDKGKDPGALRDRVHQAGKTIGRPELDEDDVG
- a CDS encoding pseudouridine synthase; this encodes MEFRPRQHVRGTSPKSRGPQVRPTILGEHDGIVVVDKPPGIVTADKDPNRESVLAHVKRWLKNTRPDARIWVVHRLDKDASGLLLFATTPEVYAWLKEDLRAHRVEREYTAVVHGVPDWKGEHTLADQLLDGPEHRKVLVAPPTSTTGRNAVTHARVLHRGKGRAMVSVRLETGRRHQLRVQLSHAGHPILGDRLYGPEPSAAEKKNKNFRLCLHASKLTLHHPQTGQKLVFEAPPPPRFFTLVGEKAPEESIEKPKEAGPRPQQAAARGWDHVAAWYDKLVGEGQSDHHSAVIIPGTLRLLDLREGEQLLDVACGEGVLARATAQLGVRVTGVDASGRLIDAAVKRAGGLERYLTGDARQLESLGLEPGYNAAACIMALMNIDTIEAVFRGIAGTLAPDGRFVAVVLHPAFRAPGQTSWQWDDRETQGPGRSPRTEQRQYRRVDGYLTPYAHPIVMNPGAAARGRKPVTTTTHHRPLQAYVAALSRCGFVIEAIEEWPSQRQSEPGPRADEENRARREIPLFLAWRARLATKAEDQ
- a CDS encoding ATPase, T2SS/T4P/T4SS family, coding for MARNRKKLGEILVANGVVSQEDMDKAVGIAKGSRRRVGQALVEAGFATDEQVAQALAEQYGVPYVNPNDPATKETVQVDLIPKEIVRKHMVLPVAKDGGRLKLIVSDPMDLELQDMLRFRLNLEIDPLLASKTAIRNFLEGGAENGQTPSAPKEQAKPGEKGLVTDSIDRSVDRSVDKSIDVASEDAPIVKLVNRILSEAVRMRASDVHIEPMGDRVRLRYRIDGVCIERDNLPKRMQNSLLSRVKLSAGMNIAEKRVPQDGRIKLPVDQTDIDFRVSACPTYHGESVVLRILRPDAVRIGLENLGFESDNLEVFNRIIRRPNGIFLVTGPTGSGKTTTLYSALDVLNRPDRKIITAEDPVEYNFEGINQCQVRESIGLTFPAILRSMLRQAPNIILVGEIRDREVGEIAIQAALTGHLVFSTLHTNDAPSAITRLIDMGIKPFLVASSIQAVMAQRLIRMLHQPSKVLDDNPDPKFLHLCGIKSGEWEGKVYKPGSSPDVPTGYKGRKAIFEMMLMNSDLREMAFRKAPVAELRVAAIKSGMKTLTEDGKRKILSGQTTPAEVARVTQTAE
- a CDS encoding ATPase, T2SS/T4P/T4SS family, which translates into the protein MSGLLKDFGMATTNPEELKGRKIGRVLTKMGKVSREQVHEALAIQRTRKKKIGEVLVELEYCTEADVQAALAGQAGMAYVDLAGKELDEATVDSVPAESARAYGIVPIEYNQTARRLKIAMKSANNFRAVDDLRLLLGMTVEAVVADPEQIDALLAKHYTKSESVVDVVSNLAKDTKFDALAGHSSDSIDLDAIATAASDNQVVKLLNLVLLQAIKDKASDIHFEPFEDEFKMRYRIDGVLYEMVPPPKHLGPAITSRIKVMANLDIAERRLPQDGRIELQVGGKPVDLRIAVLPTMHGESVVMRVLDRSNVELNLERIGFREDDLSRFRALIEKPNGIVVVTGPTGSGKTTTLYAALAELNRIETKILTSEDPVEYDIDGLCQVQVNDDVGLTFAKALRSFLRQDPDVILVGEIRDLETAQIAVQASLTGHLVLSTLHTNDAPSSIVRLVDLGLEPFLLTATIEGIVAQRLVRKIAPSAREAYEPSEEELMELGLRPSDVAGKTFYRPRSDAEYGGYKGRMALFEIMTMDDTIRDMVMREESLNLVREHARKRGMRSLRESGLLAIYEGQTSIDEVVRETLVEE
- a CDS encoding type II secretion system F family protein; translation: MPTFTYEARDAQGKMRKGTLEANTDEEAIGRLKSQSLYPTSVREQKVKKSEGAEGPKVKKKRGGGIVLFGKVKKKQLTQFTRQLSTLQDAGLPLLRSLQILEGQAKPGPLKNVLIDLTDEVQGGSSLSEAMGQHPKAFDRLYVKMIAAGEVGGVLDIILQRLAEFMEKGQRLKRQIRGALVYPLVVVFVAVVILVMIMVVIIPQFQKIFEDFGVELPWLTIWLTDTSMWMAGRQPGQVVPGAVIFVGSIIAIPFVWKLVRLAKPGRALTDRMVLWTPVIGNVSRKSTVAKFTRTLGTLISAGVPILEAIRITADTSGNAVFEKALLRVHDAVREGESFAVPLRESKTCEPIVVNMVDVGEETGELDVMLMKVADNYDEEVDVAVKAALSLLEPIMVVLIGGMVGTIVIAMFLPMVAMIESLNGGGL